From Acidimicrobiia bacterium:
CGACCTGAGCCTGTTCACGACCCAGAGCGTCACCGCGATCTCGCAGACGATCCGCCACCAGCTCCTCTCGGCGCCTGCACCGGCGGTCGACTTCGACCTCGGCCCGGCCGGGTCGCGCACCGTGTTCCCGGACCTGCCCGGCCTCGCGGTCACCTGGAACCGCGAGCTCTCGACCACGGGACCGCTCTCCCCGGCGGCGCTGCCGGTCGCCGCCACGCAGATCTTCCCGGGGAAGATCGGGACGATCGCCTTCGGCTCCTACGCGTCGCCGGACTACGAGAACGCCGACGAGGTGATCCCGCCGGTCGGCACCCGCACCGGCGAGCCCGCGGTCCAGAGCGTGAACCATCTTCAGTTCACGCTGTTCGAGCCCGCCGGCCCGCCGCCGCACGGCGGCTGGCCCGTGGCGATCTTCGGGCACGGGTTCGGCGACTCGAAGAACGGCGCACCGTGGGTCGTCGCGTCGTCGCTGGCGAACGCGGGGATCGCGACGATCGCGATCAACGTCGTCGGCCACGGCTTCGGCCCGCTCGGGACGTACACCGTCTCCGAGCCCGGCGGCGCGCCGGTCACCTTCCCCGCCGGCGGACGCGGGATCGACCAGGACGGCAACGGGACGATCGACTCGACCGAGGGCGTGTCGGCGGTCGGCGCCGAGTCGCTCGTGTCGAACAGCGACGGGCTGCGACAGACGGTGATCGACCTGATGCAGCTCGTCCACGTGCTGCACGCCGGCGTCGACGTCGACGGTGACGGCTCGCCGGACCTGAGCACGTCGCGGATCTACTACACGGGGCAGTCGTTCGGCGGCATCTACGGCGTCGAGCTGCTCGGGCTCGAGCCGACGATCCGCGCCGGCGTCACGAACGTCGCAGGCGGACCGATCGTCGAGATCGCGCGCCTCTCGCCGTCGTTCCGCCCGCTGGTCGGGCTCGCCCTGATCTCGCGGACACCGTCGCTCTACAACGCCGTCCCGAATTCGACGCTGACCAACTTCGACGAGAACATGCCGCTCCGGAACCAGCCGATCGTCGTCGACACGGTGCCCGGCGCCGCCGCG
This genomic window contains:
- a CDS encoding Ig-like domain-containing protein, coding for MLTIVRVVVTLIALAFPAAALAGTSALQPFPTNLDTTFDPTQLTGLRVNLPEPDCATHPSDCADVAVLDHLDGFNIQPRIRIPFSGPIDPSTVSSSTVFLVPLSGHAHAIGINQPVWEPSTNTLYVESDDQLAQDTTYLLVVTRGIHDTHGNPIHAFGFGHTSIPGERAYDRLLVAALPFARAGGATPSEIADLSLFTTQSVTAISQTIRHQLLSAPAPAVDFDLGPAGSRTVFPDLPGLAVTWNRELSTTGPLSPAALPVAATQIFPGKIGTIAFGSYASPDYENADEVIPPVGTRTGEPAVQSVNHLQFTLFEPAGPPPHGGWPVAIFGHGFGDSKNGAPWVVASSLANAGIATIAINVVGHGFGPLGTYTVSEPGGAPVTFPAGGRGIDQDGNGTIDSTEGVSAVGAESLVSNSDGLRQTVIDLMQLVHVLHAGVDVDGDGSPDLSTSRIYYTGQSFGGIYGVELLGLEPTIRAGVTNVAGGPIVEIARLSPSFRPLVGLALISRTPSLYNAVPNSTLTNFDENMPLRNQPIVVDTVPGAAAIQDYLDNSEWAQQAGNPEGYAPYISMPIIFQFARGDQTVPNPTATRVIRAGNLAGRATLFRNDLAFAANPAVAKNPHTFLTNITGAGAPFAFAAQAQIATFFATDGAVTIDPDGPGPFFETPTSMLPEDLGFIP